The sequence below is a genomic window from Sporichthyaceae bacterium.
CCAGTTCGTCGACGTCGACCGGGGCATCGAGCCCGACGACCACCGACGCCAGCGGCGCGTTCAGCACGGCCCAGGCCACGCCGGGCAGCGCCCGCAACTCCTTGAGGACGCCCTCGGCGGCGGCCTGCCCCGCGGCGGTCCCCAGCGCCGGGACCAGCAGATGGACCCGCTCGTCGGTCGCGTGGACGACCCGGCAGGCGCGCGGCCGCAAGGCGGCCGGTGCCGCCGGCAGGTTCCGCGGGTCGGTCAGCGCGGCGAGCGGAGCGCGCAGAAGCGAGGTGGGGTGCTGCCGCCCGATGGTCCCGGCCGACCGCTCGCCCGCGGAATCGTGGTGCGGGCGGGCGGTTACGGTCATCGAGTTCCCTAGATCGGTCAGACGGAACGGCATACCCGCGTCCGACGAGCCCATGCAGGCGCCGAGCGACCGCACTCGCTCGCAGTCGCGCCGAGAAACCGAGTTTCGAGTTGTGACGTACCGTCAGACGAAGGATCGACCGCCGGCGCAAACGGGTATTCGATCAGGGGTACCCGGTTGCGCGATGGCCAATCACTTGCGCAATCAGTTGATCTCGCAGGGCCTCGCAGGATGCGCGAGAGCACGGACGGCGCGGCGCAGGACCTCCAACGCCAGGGCCGCCAGTGCGGCGGTCAGCGCGTCGCCCACCACTGCGAGCAGCAGCTCAGCCATGGTTCGTACCTCCAAGGACCGTCACGTTCGGTCGGGACGCCTCGAGGCTGACCCGGCCCGGCCCCGGGACTGGGCAACAGCAGGTGGGCGGCAGGTGAACAGGCGGCGGAGATTCCGCGCCCGCGCGTCCGGCCGCGGTGTCAGTGCCTGGACGGGGTGCTGCTGGGCCGTGGGGTCGGGCTGGCGGTACGGCTCGGGCTGGGACTCGGGCTCGGGCTCCCCGAGGTGCACCGCATCGCGTTCGGGCTGAACGTCGGTGCGTCGTGCACCTGCGGGATCGGCGGAACGGCATCGCGGCTGAACGTGACGATGAACGAGGCCGACGGCTTCTTCGCCCCCGAGTAGTCCACCGAGTACTCCAGCGGCAGGCCGTTGGTGTCCAGCCGCAGCACGATCGGCAGCGCGGCGTCGTTGCCGGCCGCCGGTTCGTAGTCGAAGTCGCCTGCCTCCGCCGACGCGACCGTGCCCCGCACCAGGTAGCCGGCCCCGTCCGGGTGCCGTGACGACAGGGTCAGGTACTGCAGCGCGTTCAGCGCGGTGGGCAGCAGGCCGGGGGCGAACTGAAGCGCGAACCCGGCATCGGGCGCGGACCCCAGCCCGGCCCTCGCGAACAGCTTCCAGCCGGTCAGCGTCGCCGACTTCGCGCAGTTGGAAAGAGCGTTGTCGTAGAGGTCCTCGCCGGCGCGGATGGTGTCGTCGACCAGGCTCGGGTCCAGGGTGCGCTGACGCCAGGACAGCGGGTCGAAGTGGTACGCGACGTCGTAGACCAGCGCGGTCGCCGACCCGTAGGGGTCGGGTGACTGGTGCACGTGCACCCGGAACGGTCCCGCCGCGCGCATCCGGTCGAACAGGGCCTGCAACTCGGTGGCGGGACCGGCGAAGGGACCCAAGGTCGCGGCGACGCTGGGGGTCGGGGTGGCCGATCCGGAGACCGACGGGCTGGGGGAGGAGGTGATCAGGGTGTACGGCGCGGCCACCTGACCCGAACCCGGGCCGCACGCCGTCAACGACGCCGCGACGGCGAGGCCGAGCCCCACCCGCGCCGATGCCCGCATGTTCGCCACCCCCCATCCGGACAACTTCGCCATCCCACCAGCCGAAGATCAACTAATCCAGCGAGCGCGCGGGAGACTCGCCGAATGCGAAGTCACGTGGCGTTCTTGCGCGGGGTCAACGTGGGCGGGAACAACCGAGTCCCCATGGCCGACCTGCGCGAACTGACCGAGTGGCTCGGGCACACCGCCGTGGCCACCCACGTGAACAGCGGGAACGTCGTGTTCGCGACCCGACGCAGGGGGACAGTGGCGTTGGCGGCCGAGTTCGAGGCGGCGATCGAGGCCCGGCTCGGGCTACGGATCGCGGTGGTGGTGCTGGCGCGGGCCGACCTGGTCGCCGTCGCGGCGGGCAACCCGTTCGGTGAGCCGGACGACCCGAGAACGCTGCACGCCGTGCTGAGTCAGGGGCCGCTGTCGGCCGCCCGGACGGCGGCGATCGAACGGGCCCAGCAGCAGTCGGCCGGGGTCGACCGGGCCGTCGTGGTCGGGGCCACGCTCTACCTGCACACGCCGGACGGGCTCGGCCGCAGCGATCTGGCCACCCGGCTCTCCCGCGGGGCGGAGGTCGGCACCGCCCGCAACTGGGCCACGATCACCAGGTTGCTGGCGATGCTCAACGAGTGACTCGGGGCCAGATCGTCGCCGCGCTCGGTCAGGGCACGGTGAGGCCGGGTACCGCGGCCTGCGTCGGCGGGGTGTTGGTCGGCCGCGTGGTGGCGTGCGTGCGGACGGCGGGGTTGACGGTCGAACCCGGGACGGTCGAACTCGGGACGATCGAACTCGGGACGGTTGCCGGCGCTGTTGTGGGAGGCGTAGGCGCGGGCTCCGGCGCGACTGCGGTGGGCGGTGCCGTCGGCTTTGGCTGTGGCGCTCGGGCGGTGCGGGTCGGCGGGGCCGTTCGGTGTCGTGGCGGGTGCGGCGGGGCGTCGGTGACGTCAGCGGCCCGCAGCGGCGGTGCAGCGTTGCTGGGCCGCACCGTGATCCACAGGGCGAAGACCGCGATGAAACAGATCGACAGCACTACCGTCGACCTGCGGGCTCGCGGGATCTTCCCGGCGGACACCGGCCTCCCTGACCAGAACGCTCACGGACACCTTCCCCCTGCCCACTTGGCGACGGGCCAACCGCGTGGCCCTGCGGCCCGGTGCGTGCCGAGCACCGATCTGACTGACGGTCAGATGTGCACAGCGGTCGGTCAGCGGTGGTCAGTTACCTGTGGGGGTTGCTGTTTGTCGGGATCCGGCTTGTCGACGATCCGGGTCTCCACCTGGACGTTGTGCACCTGGCGTTCGATCTGCGGGTAGGACAGATAGGCCCGCCGGTCGGCGGCGTTCTCGGCATGGCCGGAGACCATTGCGCGGACACTGCGCGGCCACAGCCGACCGGCCAGCACGGTGTTCAGTTCCGCGCAGAACAAGGTGATCCGGGCCATCAGGTAGAGCCAGAACAGCAGCCCGATGACGACCGCGAACGTGCCGTAGGTGCCCTGCGCGCCGGCGATCTCGTGATTGACCAGGCCGACCCCGACCTGTTGGAGCACGAACCAGGCCACCGCCGTGACCGTCGCCCCGGGCAGGACCTCCCGCACCCGCAGCGACCGTACGGTCAGCCTGCTGAACAGGTAGACGAACAATGCGGTGTTCAGCAGCGCGCCGCCCACCGCGGTCAGCAGTGACGTCGCCGGCCCGAGGTTCAGGCCCCAAAGATCGCCTCCCGTCACCATCCCTTGCAGCAACGTGGTCCCGGTCAGTCCGATCCCACCGATCCCGACCACCTCGACGCTGCGCCGCAACGCGGGCAGGAAACCCGGCCAGCGATCGCGGGGCACCCCGTAGATGCGGTTGAACGCCTGTTGGGCAACCTGCGCAACCGCCAGGCCGCTCCAGACCGCCAGGACCAGTCCGATGATCAGGCCGCCGGCATTGCCGGTCAGCGGCTTCGCGGGGCCGTGGCCTGCGATGATCGGGAACTGGCCGAGTGCGGTGTCGAACACGCGCTGTTGCAGTCGGGGATCGTCGCCGAGTACGTAGCCGAGGATCGTGGTCGCGGCCAGCAACAGCGGGAAGATCGAGAAGAACGCGTAGTAGGCGATCAGCGCGGACAGGTTCCCGGCCTGGTCATCGCCGAACTTGCGCCACACCGCGTACGGCAGCGCGAGCCATCGATGGTGCTGCTGGTAGTCGTCCAGCCGGTGCAGCACGCCGTCCGGGGCGTGCCGGGTGGGCCCACCGGCCCGGGGGCCGGTCGCCCTGCCGACGTCGACCATGCAGCCTGACTACCCGTCACTGCCGATCGGCACTCCGGCGCCCGTCGGATGGGTCAGGATGATCCGGTCGAGCAGGAGGCAACCGCTTATGACCGTCACCAGTCGCCGGGTCCGTCTCGCATACGGGCTACTGGCCCGGATCCCCGGAGCGAACATCGCCGGGATGACGCCCGAGCAGATCGTCGCGGCCAACGCCCGGCTGATGGGCCGCAACCGGCTGAGCGCGACGGTCCTGGGCGGTCTGGCGCCCGGCGTCCGGTACGCCGACCGCACGTTCCCGGGGCCCGCGGGCGAGGTCCCGATCCGGATCTACACCCCGGTCGGCGAGCCGAAGGCGCGCCCGGTCGTGCTGCACATCCACGGCGGCGGCTTCTGTTTGGGCAACCTGGACATGGACATCTGGATGTGCAGCCACCTGGCCGCGGGCGCCGACGCGGTGGTCGTCTCGGTCGACTATCGGCTGGCCCCGGAACATCCGTTCCCGGCCGCGGTCGACGACTGTCTCGCCGCCGTCGCGTGGGTGCACGCCCACGCGGCCGAACTGGGCGCCGACCCCGACGACCTGGCGGTGATGGGCGAGAGCGCCGGCGGCAACCTGTCGGCGGTGATGTGCCTGCTGGCCCGCGACGCCGGCGGCCCGCGGATCCGCCGGCAGATCCTGATCTACCCGGCGGTCGATGCGGTGTTCTGGGCCGACCCGGCCAACCGCGTGGTCGACCAACCGTTCCTGACCCGCGCGCACATCGACGCGTTCCTGGGCCACTACGTGGGCGCCCGTCCCGAGGTCGTGTCCGACCCACGGCTGTCGCCGCTGCACGCGACCGACCTGTCCGGGCTGCCCCCGGCCTACATCCTCACCGGGACCTGCGACGTCCTGGAGCCCGAGGGCCTGCGCTACCGGGACGCGCTGCGGGCGGCCGGGGTGCCGGTCCAGCTCTGCCGCTACACCGGGATGCCGCACGGCTTTCTCAACATGCCCGGACTCTGCCCGCCCGCGCGCTCGGCGATGGACCACATCGTCGCCTTCCAGACGCACACCGACTGACGCGCGACCCGGCGGTCGGGGTGCGCGCGGCCGAAGTTCGACAGGATGGGTGGCATGAGCCCCCACGAGAACCTGCTGGCCGGCCCGCCCGCGACCCGGTTGCCCGATGAACCCGAACCGCGTGGCCTGCTGGAGTCCGGGACCGACCCGGCGGCGGTGGCCGCGAAGTTCCCGACCTATTCGGCGGCCTGGGCCGACCTGGCTGACGGAGCCTGGGGGCGGCAGGCCGTGATCGAGTCCTACGCCTACGCCCGGGTCGGCTACCACCGCGGCCTGGACGCCTTGCGCCGAAACGGCTGGCGCGGCCACGGACCCGTCCCGTGGGAGCACGCGCCCAACCGCGGCTTCCTGCGTTCGCTGTACGCCCTGGGTCGAGCCGCCGCCGCGATCAACGAGGACGACGAGGCCGCACGCTGTTACCAGCTCCTGCTCGACTCCAGCGTCGCTGCGGCCGACGCGCTGGGCGGCGTCTGAACCTCGACTGGTCCCGGGACGGCGCGGGCCGTACCCTGATCGGCTGTCCTGTCCCGTTGCAGAAGGGCTTGCCATGCCCGCGATCGTGCTTGTCGGAGCCCAGTGGGGTGATGAGGGCAAAGGCAAGGCGACCGATCTGCTCGGCGGGTCCGGTTCGAACCCTGTCGACTACGTCGTCCGCTACCAGGGCGGCAACAACGCCGGCCACACCGTGGTCATCGGCGACCAGCACTACGCGTTGCACCTGCTGCCGTCCGGGATCCTGACGCCCGGCTGCATCCCGGTCATCGGCAACGGCGTGGTCATCGATCCGACCGCGCTGCTGTCCGAGATCGACGGCCTGAACCAGCGCGGCGTCGACACCTCCGGGCTGCTGATCTCGGACAACGCGCACCTGATCACGGCGTACCACACGACGTTGGACAAGACCCGGGAGCGATTCCTGGGCCGCAACAAGATCGGCACCACCGGCCGCGGCATCGGCCCGTCCTACGCCGACAAGGTCAACCGCATCGGCGTGCGGGTGCAGGACCTGTTCGACGAGAAGATCCTGCGCCAGAAGCTCGAGGGCGCGCTGGTCGACAAGAACCACCTGCTGGTGAAGATCTACAACCGCCGGGCGATCGGGGTCGACGAGGTCGCCGAGCAGTTGCTGCCGCTGGCCGACACCCTGCGGCCGCACGTCACCGACACCTCGCTGGTGCTGAACCGGGCACTCGACGCGGGCAAGCTGGTCTGCCTGGAGGGTTCGCAGGGCACGCTGCTCGACGTCGACCACGGTACGTACCCGTTCGTCACGTCCTCGAACCCGACCGCCGGCGGGGCCTGCTCCGGGTCCGGCATCGGGCCCACCCGCATCGACCGGGTCTGCGGGATCCTCAAGGCCTACACGACCCGGGTGGGCTCCGGCCCGTTCCCGACCGAGCTGACCGACGAGAGCGGTGACTTCCTGCGCCGGGTCGGCGGCGAACGCGGTGTCACCACCGGCCGCGACCGTCGCTGCGGCTGGTTCGACGCGGTGATCGCCCGCTACGCGGCCCGGGTCAACGGCCTGACCGACTTCTTCCTCACCAAGCTCGACGTGCTCACCGGACTGCCGGAGATCCCGGTGTGCGTGGCCTACGACGTCGACGGGGTGCGCCGCGAGGAACTGCCGACCTCGCAGACCGACTTCTTCCACGCGATCCCGATCTACGAGAGCTTCCCCGGCTGGACCGAGGACATCACCGGCGCCCGGTCGGTCAGCGACCTGCCGAAGAACGCCCAGGCCTACGTCCAGGCGCTGGAGGAGATGTCCGGGGCCCCGATCTCGGCCATCGGCGTCGGCCCGGGCCGCGACCAGACGATCGAGATCCGCTCGCTGGTCAGCTGACCGACTGTCCACAGCCCCGACCCGTCCACAACGGCCGCCGGCCGGGCCTTGACAGCCGTCGGCGACAGGAAGACTCGGCGGCGGCAGGTTGTGTCGGGTGGGGGTGGGGACCCGGAGTAGTGAGCCCGAGCCAACTCGCCCCGCCGCGGGGGGCGGCGGTTCACTAGGCTCGGCAAACGTGAAGGTTCTGGTGATCGGCGGCGGCGGCCGGGAGCACGCGCTGTGCCTCGCGTTGGCCCGCGACCCCGCCGTGGTCGGGTTGCACTGCGCGCCGGGTAACGCCGGCATCGAGGGCCTGGCGGCGTTGCACGCGGTCGAGGCGACCGATCCGCGGTCGGTGGCCGACCTTGCCGAGGGCTTGGGCGTCGACCTGGTCGTGGTCGGTCCGGAGGCGCCGCTGGTGGCCGGGGTCGCTGACGCCGTCCGCGCTCGAGGCATCGCCTGCTTCGGCCCGACGGCTGCCGCGGCCCGGCTGGAGGGTTCGAAGGCGTTCGCCAAGGAGATCATGGCCGCCGCCGACGTCCCGACCGCGATGGCTCGGGTCTGTGACGACGTGGCCGCGGTCGCCGACGCCCTCGACGCGTTCGGCCCGCCCTACGTCGTCAAGGACGACGGTCTGGCCGCCGGCAAGGGCGTGGTCGTCACCACCGATCGCGAGGCCGCGCTGGAGCACGCCAAGAACTGCGCCGGGCGGGTCCTCGTCGAGGAGTACCTGGACGGCCCCGAGGTCTCGGTGTTCGCGCTGACCGACGGCCGCACGATCCGGGCACTCGCCCCGGCCCAGGACTTCAAGCGCCTGGGCGACGGCGACTCCGGCCCCAACACCGGCGGGATGGGTGCCTACTGCCCGCTGGACTGGGCCCCGGCCGGCCTGCTCGACGAGGTCCACGCCCGGGTGCTGCAACCCACGATCGACGAGATGCGCGAGCGCGGCACCCCGTTCGTCGGCCTGCTCTACGCCGGGCTGGCGCTGACCTCCCGCGGCATGCGGGTGGTCGAGTTCAACGCCCGCTTCGGCGACCCGGAGACCCAGGTCGTGCTGGCCCGGCTACGCACCCCGCTGGGTGCGCTGCTGCTGGCCGCGGCGAGCGGCACCCTCGAGGCGGCCGAGCCGTACAGCTGGGTCGACGGCGCCGCGATCACCGTCGTGGTGGCCGCCGCCGACTACCCGGGGACACCGCGCAAGGGCGACGTCATCGGCGGGCTGGCCGCCGCTGACGCGATCGAGGGCGTGCACGTGGTGCACGCCGGCACCGCCCGCGACGAAGCGGGCAACGTGGTCAGCGCCGGGGGCCGCGTCCTGTGCGTCACCGCGACCGGCGCGGACCTGTACGCCGCCCGCGACCGCGCGTACCAGGGTGTGGCCGCGATCGAACTGCCCGGCGGCCAGTACCGCCACGACATCGCCGCGGCGGCCGCGGCGGGGGAGATCGTCGTCCCGGGCAACTGACCTGGGGCATCACCACAGCAGGAGAGGTTCACCTTGATCGAGCGTTACACGCTGCCTGAGATGGGACGCGTCTGGAGCGAGGCCCACAAGTACGAGCTGTGGTGCAAGGTGGAGACGCTCGTGCTCGAGGCGCACGCCAAGGCAGGTGTGGTCCCGCCCGACAGCGTCGAGCCGGTCCGCAACGCCGCGCCGCCGACCCCGGAGGCCGTCGCCGAGATCGAGGCGGTCACCCAGCACGACGTGATCGCGTTCCTGTCCGCGTGGGCGGACAACACCAACCCGCGCGAGGCCGCCGCCTGGGTCCACTTCGGCATGACCTCCTCCGACCTGCTCGACACCGCGCTGGGGCTGCAGCTGGTCGAGGCCTCGGACATCCTGCTGGAGAAGGCAGATCGGCTGGTCGCGACCCTGCGGGACCACGCGCTGACGCACCGTCAGACGCTGCGGGTCGGGCGCACCCACGGCATCCACGGCGAACCCGACCTGTGGGGCCACCGGGTCGCCGACTTCGCGTTCGGCATGGCCCGGTCGCGCGACCGGCTCCGGCGCGCCCGGGAGGCCGTCGCGGTGATGGCGATCTCCGGTGCGGTCGGCACGTACTCGAACATCGACCCGGCGGTCGAGACCTCGGTCGCCGCGGCACTGGGGCTGCGCGCGGCCGACGTCTCCACGCAGGTCGTCCTGCGCGACGGCATCTCCGAGTGGATCAGCGCGTTGGCGATCATCGCGACGGTCTGCGAGGCGATCGCGCTGGAGGTGCGGCACGGGCAACGCACCGAGGTCCGAGAGGTGTGGGAGCCGTTCGGGGCGGGCCAGAAGGGCTCGTCGGCCATGCCGCACAAGAAGAACCCGATCATGTCCGAGCGGATCTGCGGGCTGGCCCGGATCGTCCGCGCGCAGGTCACCCCGGTGCTCGAGGGCATCCCGCTGTGGCACGAGCGCGACATCTCGCACTCCTCGGTCGAGCGGATCGCGTTGCCGGATGCCGCGGCCGGGACCGACTACCTGCTCGCGCTCACCGACCGCCTGATGTCCGGACTGGTCGTCGACGCCGCCCGGATGCGGGCGAACCTCGACTCCACCGGCGGGCTGATCTACACCTCGACCGTGCTGCTCGAACTGGTCGAGAGCGGGATGTCGCGCGAGGACGCCTACGCGCTCGTGCAATCGGCGGCCATGCGGACCTGGGAGACCGGCGTGCCGTTCCGGGAGACCTTGCGCGCGGGTGCCGCGGCCGCCGGACGCACCCTGGACGAGGTCCGGCTCGACGAGGTCTGCCGCCCCGAGCGCTTCGTCGCCCGGCTCGAGCCGATGTTCGACCGGCTGGAGAAGTTGCACTGAGCGACGTAAGGGGCCGGGTCAGTTGTCGGGTGAGCCGAAGGAGAACAGCCAGAGCAGCCCGTGGCCCGGGGTGACCGTGACGTTCGTGAAGCCCAGGTGCAGGGTCGGGTGACTTTCCGGCTTCGAGCCCGAGGTCCCGGACGTACCGGGCTTGGTGGACTTGGCCGAGCCGCTGGGGCTGCTGCCGCTGGTGCTGCCGTTGGTGCTGCCGTTGGTGGTGCTCTTGTTGGTGCTGCCGTCCGCGTTCGGGTGCAGCAGGGGCTGCGGGGTCGGGGTGGCGGTCGGGTCGGTCTTGGTCGGGTCGGTCTTGGTCGGGTCACCGGCATCCGCCGTGCCGCCGCTGACCCCGGAGCCCGATTCGGCCACCGAGTCGACGATCGGGTGCTCCGGCGCGCCCTGCCGGATGTTGAAGGTGCCGTTCGCGGCGGCCGGGGCCTCGCCCTCGACCATGTTGAGCCCGCCGATCAGCCCGCCGGCCAGGACGACCGCGCCCAGCCCGACGAACGCCGCCGCCTTGCCGTGGTGCAGCAGGTACGCCGGTCCGCCGGCCAGCGCCACCAGTGCTCCGCGCCTCGCCTGCGCGGGTGCCACGAGACCCAGGTATGCAGGCGCGGACGAGCCGAGCACGACCGAGGCGATGAGCAGCGCCATCTCGGTCTCGACCGTGCGTACCGCGGGCAGCACGGACGTGCAGATGC
It includes:
- a CDS encoding DUF1697 domain-containing protein, with product MRSHVAFLRGVNVGGNNRVPMADLRELTEWLGHTAVATHVNSGNVVFATRRRGTVALAAEFEAAIEARLGLRIAVVVLARADLVAVAAGNPFGEPDDPRTLHAVLSQGPLSAARTAAIERAQQQSAGVDRAVVVGATLYLHTPDGLGRSDLATRLSRGAEVGTARNWATITRLLAMLNE
- a CDS encoding YihY/virulence factor BrkB family protein, whose product is MVDVGRATGPRAGGPTRHAPDGVLHRLDDYQQHHRWLALPYAVWRKFGDDQAGNLSALIAYYAFFSIFPLLLAATTILGYVLGDDPRLQQRVFDTALGQFPIIAGHGPAKPLTGNAGGLIIGLVLAVWSGLAVAQVAQQAFNRIYGVPRDRWPGFLPALRRSVEVVGIGGIGLTGTTLLQGMVTGGDLWGLNLGPATSLLTAVGGALLNTALFVYLFSRLTVRSLRVREVLPGATVTAVAWFVLQQVGVGLVNHEIAGAQGTYGTFAVVIGLLFWLYLMARITLFCAELNTVLAGRLWPRSVRAMVSGHAENAADRRAYLSYPQIERQVHNVQVETRIVDKPDPDKQQPPQVTDHR
- a CDS encoding alpha/beta hydrolase, with the protein product MTVTSRRVRLAYGLLARIPGANIAGMTPEQIVAANARLMGRNRLSATVLGGLAPGVRYADRTFPGPAGEVPIRIYTPVGEPKARPVVLHIHGGGFCLGNLDMDIWMCSHLAAGADAVVVSVDYRLAPEHPFPAAVDDCLAAVAWVHAHAAELGADPDDLAVMGESAGGNLSAVMCLLARDAGGPRIRRQILIYPAVDAVFWADPANRVVDQPFLTRAHIDAFLGHYVGARPEVVSDPRLSPLHATDLSGLPPAYILTGTCDVLEPEGLRYRDALRAAGVPVQLCRYTGMPHGFLNMPGLCPPARSAMDHIVAFQTHTD
- a CDS encoding DUF3151 domain-containing protein → MSPHENLLAGPPATRLPDEPEPRGLLESGTDPAAVAAKFPTYSAAWADLADGAWGRQAVIESYAYARVGYHRGLDALRRNGWRGHGPVPWEHAPNRGFLRSLYALGRAAAAINEDDEAARCYQLLLDSSVAAADALGGV
- a CDS encoding adenylosuccinate synthase; its protein translation is MPAIVLVGAQWGDEGKGKATDLLGGSGSNPVDYVVRYQGGNNAGHTVVIGDQHYALHLLPSGILTPGCIPVIGNGVVIDPTALLSEIDGLNQRGVDTSGLLISDNAHLITAYHTTLDKTRERFLGRNKIGTTGRGIGPSYADKVNRIGVRVQDLFDEKILRQKLEGALVDKNHLLVKIYNRRAIGVDEVAEQLLPLADTLRPHVTDTSLVLNRALDAGKLVCLEGSQGTLLDVDHGTYPFVTSSNPTAGGACSGSGIGPTRIDRVCGILKAYTTRVGSGPFPTELTDESGDFLRRVGGERGVTTGRDRRCGWFDAVIARYAARVNGLTDFFLTKLDVLTGLPEIPVCVAYDVDGVRREELPTSQTDFFHAIPIYESFPGWTEDITGARSVSDLPKNAQAYVQALEEMSGAPISAIGVGPGRDQTIEIRSLVS
- the purD gene encoding phosphoribosylamine--glycine ligase codes for the protein MKVLVIGGGGREHALCLALARDPAVVGLHCAPGNAGIEGLAALHAVEATDPRSVADLAEGLGVDLVVVGPEAPLVAGVADAVRARGIACFGPTAAAARLEGSKAFAKEIMAAADVPTAMARVCDDVAAVADALDAFGPPYVVKDDGLAAGKGVVVTTDREAALEHAKNCAGRVLVEEYLDGPEVSVFALTDGRTIRALAPAQDFKRLGDGDSGPNTGGMGAYCPLDWAPAGLLDEVHARVLQPTIDEMRERGTPFVGLLYAGLALTSRGMRVVEFNARFGDPETQVVLARLRTPLGALLLAAASGTLEAAEPYSWVDGAAITVVVAAADYPGTPRKGDVIGGLAAADAIEGVHVVHAGTARDEAGNVVSAGGRVLCVTATGADLYAARDRAYQGVAAIELPGGQYRHDIAAAAAAGEIVVPGN
- the purB gene encoding adenylosuccinate lyase — translated: MIERYTLPEMGRVWSEAHKYELWCKVETLVLEAHAKAGVVPPDSVEPVRNAAPPTPEAVAEIEAVTQHDVIAFLSAWADNTNPREAAAWVHFGMTSSDLLDTALGLQLVEASDILLEKADRLVATLRDHALTHRQTLRVGRTHGIHGEPDLWGHRVADFAFGMARSRDRLRRAREAVAVMAISGAVGTYSNIDPAVETSVAAALGLRAADVSTQVVLRDGISEWISALAIIATVCEAIALEVRHGQRTEVREVWEPFGAGQKGSSAMPHKKNPIMSERICGLARIVRAQVTPVLEGIPLWHERDISHSSVERIALPDAAAGTDYLLALTDRLMSGLVVDAARMRANLDSTGGLIYTSTVLLELVESGMSREDAYALVQSAAMRTWETGVPFRETLRAGAAAAGRTLDEVRLDEVCRPERFVARLEPMFDRLEKLH
- a CDS encoding zf-HC2 domain-containing protein, with the translated sequence MKTEKPAPRPSAPTDADLIAKVRKGEMPALRTLVSRHQDAAVRLARRLAPTTPAELVSDAVTAVSTGLQAGAGPKVAFRPHLLTTLKRVAAERGKGGKARPEERAAFGVDPLMHAAASKAFRALPENQQVALWHTGVDGAPLLDTGLLLGVTGTEVAELDFAARQAIRAALVGPLTETITSGPCRWTVDRLSAHLRGRLTPAVNEKVADHVTTCGICTSVLPAVRTVETEMALLIASVVLGSSAPAYLGLVAPAQARRGALVALAGGPAYLLHHGKAAAFVGLGAVVLAGGLIGGLNMVEGEAPAAANGTFNIRQGAPEHPIVDSVAESGSGVSGGTADAGDPTKTDPTKTDPTATPTPQPLLHPNADGSTNKSTTNGSTNGSTSGSSPSGSAKSTKPGTSGTSGSKPESHPTLHLGFTNVTVTPGHGLLWLFSFGSPDN